A single genomic interval of Candidatus Aminicenantes bacterium harbors:
- a CDS encoding four helix bundle protein: MKENDLCQRLFNFAVDTITFLKSMKINSGNGVVKMQLTKAATSSGANYEEAQGASSKADFINKVRISLKEMREANYWLRILQKIESKHPTRLNLLITESNELKNILGSICKKANENKA, encoded by the coding sequence ATGAAGGAAAACGATCTTTGCCAGAGGCTGTTTAATTTTGCAGTCGATACGATCACATTTCTGAAGAGCATGAAAATTAATTCAGGCAACGGTGTGGTCAAAATGCAGTTGACTAAGGCTGCAACTTCCAGTGGGGCTAATTATGAAGAGGCCCAAGGCGCTTCATCCAAGGCTGATTTCATCAATAAGGTCAGGATCTCTTTGAAAGAAATGCGTGAAGCCAATTATTGGCTCAGAATCCTGCAGAAGATCGAAAGCAAGCATCCTACAAGATTAAACCTTCTCATCACGGAATCTAATGAACTAAAAAACATTCTGGGTTCCATTTGCAAAAAGGCCAATGAAAATAAAGCTTAA
- a CDS encoding Gfo/Idh/MocA family oxidoreductase: MTTSQRNFALIGAAGYIAPRHLQAIKDTGNILIAALDRSDSVGILDRYFPDTAFFTEFERFDRHVEKLRRQEEAKRVHYVSITSPNYLHDAHIRFALRIGADAICEKPLVLNPWNADALSELEQETGKKVYNILQLRLHPAIIALKERITKEKSKNKYDIELTYITSRGLWYEVSWKGDIAKSGGVATNIGIHFFDMLLWIFGKLQKQVVHIADDRKMSGYFELERARVSWFLSLDSSDLPKAAKDSGKNTYRTLKLNDELFEFSEGFGDLHTEVYRQVLAGKGFGIDDARASIELAHEIRSAVPVGLKGEYHPFSKVGA; encoded by the coding sequence ATGACAACTTCTCAACGTAATTTTGCTTTAATCGGAGCTGCCGGCTACATCGCTCCCCGCCACCTCCAGGCCATAAAAGACACAGGTAATATTTTAATAGCGGCGCTGGACCGCTCCGATTCAGTAGGGATACTGGACCGCTATTTCCCCGACACCGCCTTTTTCACCGAATTCGAGCGCTTCGACCGCCACGTGGAAAAGCTGCGCCGCCAGGAAGAGGCCAAGCGCGTCCATTATGTCTCCATAACTTCTCCCAACTACCTCCACGACGCGCACATCCGCTTCGCCCTGCGCATCGGCGCCGACGCCATCTGCGAAAAGCCGCTTGTGCTCAACCCCTGGAACGCCGACGCCTTGAGCGAATTGGAGCAGGAGACTGGCAAGAAGGTTTACAATATCCTGCAGCTGCGCCTGCACCCGGCCATAATCGCCTTGAAGGAGCGGATCACAAAGGAAAAATCAAAGAATAAATACGATATCGAGCTGACGTACATCACCTCCCGCGGCCTGTGGTACGAAGTCTCCTGGAAAGGGGACATCGCCAAGTCAGGCGGTGTGGCAACCAATATCGGCATCCACTTCTTCGACATGCTCCTGTGGATATTCGGCAAGCTGCAGAAGCAGGTCGTCCATATTGCCGATGACAGGAAAATGTCCGGGTACTTCGAGCTCGAAAGGGCCCGCGTCAGCTGGTTCCTTTCCCTGGACAGCTCCGATCTGCCGAAGGCGGCCAAGGATTCCGGCAAGAACACCTATCGCACGTTGAAGTTGAATGACGAACTCTTTGAGTTTTCCGAAGGTTTCGGCGACCTGCACACGGAAGTGTATCGCCAAGTCCTCGCCGGCAAGGGCTTCGGCATTGACGACGCCAGGGCGTCGATCGAGTTGGCGCATGAGATCAGGAGCGC